One genomic window of Gallaecimonas sp. GXIMD4217 includes the following:
- a CDS encoding PIG-L deacetylase family protein: MNKVLVVAAHPDDEVLGCGGTLAKHVAAGDSVEVLFMADGVGARSPDQQDQALASRNRAAEDAAARLGISRLHCLGLADNRLDGYPLLDLVQALEAKLAGIRPDIIYSHHHGDLNIDHRLTHQAVMTACRPLPGSSVKRLYAFEVQSSTEWALQGQGFVPNVFVDISDHLDVKLQALGCYQEEMRPSPHARSVEAVEALARWRGASVGQGPTEAFVLLRQCD, from the coding sequence ATGAACAAGGTATTGGTGGTGGCCGCCCATCCGGACGACGAGGTGCTGGGCTGTGGTGGCACCCTGGCCAAGCACGTGGCCGCGGGCGACAGCGTCGAGGTGCTGTTCATGGCCGACGGTGTCGGGGCCCGCAGCCCGGACCAGCAGGACCAGGCCCTGGCCAGCCGCAACAGGGCCGCAGAGGACGCCGCCGCCCGCCTGGGGATCAGCCGCCTGCACTGCCTTGGCCTGGCCGACAACCGCCTGGACGGCTACCCGCTACTGGATCTGGTGCAGGCCCTGGAAGCCAAACTGGCCGGGATCCGCCCCGACATCATCTACAGCCACCACCATGGCGATCTCAACATCGACCACAGGCTGACCCACCAGGCGGTGATGACGGCCTGCCGGCCCCTGCCCGGCAGCAGCGTCAAGCGCCTCTATGCCTTCGAAGTCCAGTCCAGCACCGAGTGGGCCCTGCAGGGGCAGGGCTTCGTGCCCAACGTCTTCGTGGACATCAGTGACCACCTGGACGTCAAGCTCCAGGCACTGGGCTGTTATCAGGAAGAGATGCGGCCCTCCCCCCACGCCCGCTCGGTAGAGGCGGTCGAAGCCCTGGCCAGGTGGCGTGGCGCCTCCGTCGGCCAGGGGCCGACGGAGGCCTTTGTGCTGCTCAGGCAGTGCGATTAG
- a CDS encoding 6-hydroxymethylpterin diphosphokinase MptE-like protein, producing the protein MSELEHDIHAKIAELEKIQQKLQKRVESEKFVETEVAGLALPDIDYEARFANNMAALEQYLPDVAQALAGYQPRQFEIVVAPGDVNLVNNQDDGLVYPQNAYQQILAQYLRFCASPITTYFDWQADPDNHCNFVHVEYLNKMLALSGERLDRQQAKEHLPEVINSLIVFGIGLGFDMEKLVQERDIRRLFLYEPNPDFFYASLHVVDWAALLKRLDELDARFHLCLGADADDFFQALSRQMIVDGQYEASFSYCYVHYLDANMAHAIEVFKKKCYELMFGYGFFDDALMSLAHQYHNIRAGTPFLSRRKDPQALPVIIVGNGPSLDKAWSQLRAWQDRAVIISCGTALKALHRHGIRPDFHVEMERTAVTRDVLNAIGDDDYLAGLRLLTLNTVHPEVPAKFGRVLMAKKFNEAASVLLDGYPAISTLNFCNPTVSNCALAFAEALGFRDVVLVGVDMGFPGEQHHAQGSIYFDQEGDDKALFDINAQKAVKVPANFGGEVYTSAIFNYSRMSIEELLKLAPDLNCYNTAEGAFIDGATPIAVDKVALPPVALDKDAYCDALMEAASIQAPEALPARMEVIGSGQEFAQLVDRLVELVAGPVQSRSQALALLQQQFDELVGHQGETAYLADMLRGTLLYCHSSLVKLLLMPQTPEEGLANFEDGRAILIAYLKATKAKLLAQGLAPDASQLGHIWR; encoded by the coding sequence ATGTCTGAACTCGAACACGACATCCACGCCAAAATAGCCGAACTGGAAAAGATCCAGCAAAAGCTCCAGAAACGGGTTGAGAGCGAGAAATTCGTCGAGACGGAAGTGGCCGGACTGGCGCTGCCCGACATCGACTACGAGGCCCGCTTCGCCAATAACATGGCGGCGCTGGAGCAATATCTGCCGGACGTGGCCCAGGCCCTGGCCGGCTACCAGCCCAGGCAGTTCGAGATCGTGGTGGCGCCGGGGGACGTGAACCTGGTCAACAACCAGGATGACGGCCTGGTTTACCCGCAAAACGCCTACCAGCAGATCCTGGCCCAGTACCTGCGCTTTTGTGCCAGCCCCATCACCACCTATTTCGACTGGCAGGCGGATCCGGACAACCACTGCAATTTCGTGCACGTGGAGTACCTGAACAAGATGCTGGCCCTGTCGGGGGAGCGGCTCGACCGCCAGCAGGCCAAGGAGCACCTGCCCGAGGTGATCAACTCCCTGATCGTATTCGGCATCGGCCTGGGCTTCGACATGGAAAAGCTGGTCCAGGAGCGGGACATCCGCCGGCTGTTCCTCTACGAGCCCAACCCGGACTTCTTCTACGCCAGCCTCCATGTGGTGGACTGGGCGGCGCTGCTCAAGCGCCTGGACGAGCTGGATGCCCGCTTCCACCTCTGCCTGGGCGCCGACGCCGACGACTTCTTCCAGGCCCTGAGCCGGCAGATGATCGTCGACGGCCAGTACGAGGCCAGCTTCAGCTACTGCTACGTCCATTACCTGGACGCCAACATGGCCCACGCCATCGAAGTGTTCAAGAAGAAGTGCTACGAGCTGATGTTCGGCTACGGCTTCTTCGACGATGCCCTGATGAGCCTGGCCCACCAGTACCACAACATCAGGGCCGGCACCCCCTTCCTGAGCCGCCGCAAGGACCCCCAAGCGCTGCCGGTGATCATCGTCGGCAACGGTCCTTCCCTGGACAAGGCCTGGTCCCAGCTCAGGGCCTGGCAGGACAGGGCGGTGATCATCAGCTGCGGCACCGCCCTCAAGGCCCTGCATCGCCACGGCATCAGGCCGGACTTCCATGTGGAGATGGAGCGCACCGCCGTGACCCGGGACGTGCTCAACGCCATCGGGGACGACGACTACCTGGCCGGCCTGCGCCTGCTGACCCTCAACACCGTGCACCCGGAAGTGCCGGCCAAGTTCGGCAGGGTGCTGATGGCCAAGAAGTTCAACGAGGCGGCCTCGGTGTTGCTGGACGGTTACCCGGCCATCTCCACCCTCAACTTCTGCAACCCCACCGTGTCCAACTGCGCCCTGGCCTTCGCCGAGGCCCTGGGCTTCAGGGATGTGGTGCTGGTGGGTGTGGACATGGGCTTTCCCGGTGAGCAGCACCATGCCCAGGGCAGCATCTATTTCGATCAGGAAGGTGACGACAAGGCCCTGTTCGACATCAATGCCCAGAAGGCGGTCAAGGTGCCGGCCAACTTTGGTGGCGAGGTCTATACCTCGGCGATTTTCAACTACTCGCGGATGTCCATCGAGGAGCTGCTCAAGCTGGCGCCCGACCTTAACTGCTACAACACCGCCGAGGGTGCCTTTATCGACGGCGCCACCCCCATAGCGGTGGACAAGGTGGCGTTGCCGCCCGTGGCGCTGGACAAGGACGCCTACTGCGACGCCCTGATGGAGGCCGCCTCCATCCAGGCGCCCGAGGCGCTGCCGGCGCGCATGGAAGTCATAGGCTCAGGCCAGGAATTTGCCCAGCTGGTGGACCGGCTGGTCGAGCTGGTGGCTGGGCCTGTGCAGAGCCGCAGTCAAGCCCTGGCGCTGCTGCAGCAGCAGTTCGACGAGCTGGTGGGCCACCAGGGCGAAACCGCCTACCTGGCCGACATGCTCAGGGGCACCCTGCTGTACTGCCATTCCTCCCTGGTCAAGCTGCTGCTGATGCCGCAAACGCCGGAGGAGGGCCTGGCCAACTTTGAGGACGGCCGCGCCATCCTCATCGCCTACCTCAAGGCCACCAAGGCCAAGCTGCTGGCCCAGGGGCTGGCCCCCGATGCCTCACAGCTGGGCCACATCTGGCGCTAA
- a CDS encoding flagellar protein FliT codes for MSAEQELLQLQQLNEALAAALGREDFDALEALVRRRHLLVTALGERLPELPAELADAVLAAFRQLLDHDRQLAELITSSKQHSQADMTRLRLGRKALGQYAKIVKL; via the coding sequence ATGAGTGCCGAACAGGAGCTGTTGCAGCTGCAACAGCTCAACGAGGCACTGGCGGCCGCCCTCGGCCGCGAGGACTTCGACGCGCTTGAGGCCCTGGTCCGGCGCCGCCACCTGCTGGTCACCGCCCTGGGCGAGCGGCTGCCGGAGCTGCCCGCCGAGCTGGCCGACGCCGTGCTGGCGGCCTTTCGTCAGTTGCTGGACCACGACCGACAGCTGGCGGAATTGATCACCTCATCCAAGCAGCATTCCCAAGCCGATATGACCAGGCTGCGCCTGGGCAGGAAGGCCCTCGGCCAGTACGCCAAAATCGTCAAGTTATAG
- the fliS gene encoding flagellar export chaperone FliS, producing the protein MVRGNARQYQQVSKQSSLASADPHRVILALMQGALESMNVAKGAMQRQDFEVKAKAINKTIRIVGGLQDGLDIQANPEIGENFYNLYDYIIRRLGEASVSMDESIIDELQSLLAPIAEAWAQIPDEAKQQAAVQRQGQP; encoded by the coding sequence ATGGTCCGTGGTAATGCACGCCAATACCAGCAGGTTAGCAAGCAGAGCAGCCTGGCATCCGCCGATCCCCACAGGGTCATACTGGCCCTGATGCAGGGCGCCCTGGAAAGCATGAACGTGGCCAAGGGGGCCATGCAGCGCCAGGATTTCGAGGTCAAGGCCAAGGCCATCAACAAGACCATCCGCATCGTCGGCGGCCTCCAGGACGGCCTGGACATCCAGGCCAACCCGGAGATCGGCGAGAACTTCTATAACCTCTACGACTACATCATCCGCCGCCTGGGCGAGGCCTCGGTGAGCATGGACGAGAGTATCATCGACGAGCTGCAGAGCCTGCTGGCGCCCATCGCCGAGGCCTGGGCACAGATCCCCGATGAGGCCAAGCAACAGGCCGCGGTCCAGCGTCAAGGCCAGCCATGA
- the fliD gene encoding flagellar filament capping protein FliD, whose product MAVTLSGIGSGNDFEGLIETLVHSEKSPKVNLLNTKELQIQTELSGVGTLKSALSKFQSAVEKLADLDNFDKNTSTISYSADPDNPPISVGSASLVAAGSFEVKVQQLAKGSRMESAALGASTDTVGSGTLTLGAGSDSFDVTIDASDTLEDIRDKINGATGNFGVQANIINSDAGAVLVFNSSVTGDGNSLSVSTSDASLDSISTNLTQTKSAQSGIISVDGQTITSDSNTFTDAVGGLSLTALAETGTNSATLTVEPDTESVKTMLEDFVSSYNELKDQLITLSEPTNGALAFNPMVRQIQQELSKVVGDSVSGVSNTNMDSLYEAGITLTNDGHLEISSIGLGSSASGLDRLNDALANNMADLGALFASENGVAAKFDSFLEQYTGSSGLISERQKSLNESMADIEEQREDLDRYIESFELTLRNKFTALDGVLAQMNATQSYITSIFASLPKNDS is encoded by the coding sequence ATGGCCGTCACACTCTCAGGCATAGGTTCGGGCAACGACTTTGAAGGCCTGATCGAAACCCTGGTTCATTCCGAGAAATCACCCAAGGTCAATCTGCTCAACACCAAAGAGCTGCAGATCCAGACCGAGCTGTCCGGCGTCGGGACCCTCAAGTCAGCCCTGTCCAAGTTCCAGAGCGCCGTCGAAAAATTGGCGGATCTGGACAACTTCGACAAGAACACCTCCACCATCAGCTACAGCGCCGATCCGGACAACCCACCCATTTCCGTGGGCTCCGCCAGCCTGGTGGCCGCCGGCAGCTTCGAGGTGAAGGTACAGCAGCTGGCCAAGGGCTCGCGAATGGAGTCGGCGGCCCTGGGGGCCTCCACCGATACCGTCGGCAGCGGCACCCTGACCTTAGGTGCCGGCAGCGACAGTTTCGACGTCACCATTGACGCCAGCGATACCCTTGAGGACATCCGCGACAAGATCAACGGTGCCACCGGCAACTTCGGGGTTCAGGCCAACATCATCAATTCCGATGCCGGCGCCGTGCTGGTGTTCAACTCCTCGGTGACAGGCGATGGCAACAGCCTCTCGGTCAGCACCAGCGACGCCAGCCTGGACAGCATTTCCACCAACCTGACCCAGACCAAGAGCGCCCAGAGCGGCATCATCAGTGTCGACGGCCAGACCATCACCTCCGACAGCAACACCTTTACCGATGCCGTCGGTGGCCTGAGCCTGACCGCCCTGGCGGAGACCGGTACCAACAGCGCCACCCTCACCGTTGAGCCCGATACCGAATCGGTCAAGACCATGCTGGAGGACTTCGTCAGCTCCTATAACGAACTGAAGGACCAGCTGATCACCCTGTCCGAACCCACCAATGGTGCCCTGGCCTTCAACCCCATGGTGCGGCAGATCCAGCAGGAGCTGTCCAAGGTGGTGGGGGACTCGGTCAGTGGCGTCAGCAACACCAACATGGACAGCCTCTACGAGGCCGGCATCACCCTGACCAACGACGGTCACCTGGAGATCAGCAGCATTGGCCTGGGCAGCAGTGCCAGTGGCCTGGACCGTCTCAATGACGCCCTGGCCAACAATATGGCCGATCTTGGCGCGCTTTTTGCCTCTGAAAATGGTGTCGCCGCCAAGTTCGACAGTTTTCTCGAGCAATATACCGGCTCCAGTGGCCTGATCAGCGAGCGTCAGAAGTCACTGAATGAGTCGATGGCGGACATTGAAGAGCAACGGGAAGACCTGGATCGCTATATCGAAAGCTTTGAGCTGACGCTGCGTAACAAATTCACGGCCCTGGACGGTGTCCTGGCCCAGATGAACGCAACACAGAGCTACATCACCAGCATCTTTGCCAGTCTTCCCAAGAACGATTCGTGA
- a CDS encoding flagellar protein FlaG — MVNVNANSELLGSMSAAGSRVAEQQPAIEQARAVSSKDSTAGAVKPESVEEDVVRESLESAMEAVKRFVDANKRGLDFSVDDAAERTVVKVMDTNNNELVRQIPSDEILSLAARIRVWENELSEKIGILFDSQV, encoded by the coding sequence ATGGTTAACGTCAATGCCAATAGTGAGCTTCTGGGTAGTATGTCGGCCGCCGGATCCCGGGTGGCAGAGCAGCAGCCGGCCATAGAGCAGGCGAGAGCGGTTTCTTCGAAGGATTCGACCGCCGGTGCGGTCAAGCCGGAGTCCGTCGAAGAAGACGTGGTCAGGGAAAGTCTCGAATCCGCCATGGAGGCGGTCAAGCGCTTCGTCGATGCCAACAAGCGTGGTCTCGACTTCAGCGTCGATGACGCTGCGGAAAGGACAGTGGTCAAGGTCATGGATACCAACAACAATGAGCTGGTGCGCCAGATCCCCTCGGACGAGATCCTGAGCCTGGCCGCCCGGATCCGGGTATGGGAAAACGAGTTGTCTGAGAAGATTGGCATACTTTTTGACTCTCAAGTCTGA
- a CDS encoding flagellin, whose amino-acid sequence MALFVNTNVSSLNSQRNLSGATNDLSKSFQRLSSGLRVNSAADDAAGLQIGTRLKAQINGLNQGARNANDGISLAQTAEGALNETTEILQRMRVLSLQSANGSNTASDRTALQAEFTELTSEIDRIAGDTTFGGVKLLDGSFTASFQVGADANQTIGISIATAMDAAGLSLSGASIATASGAQAAVATLDTALGTVNTTRANLGAKQNRFQSTIRNLNSISENVSASRSRIMDADFAAESAALARNQVLQQAASSMLSQANQQPQIALSLLG is encoded by the coding sequence ATGGCCCTGTTTGTAAATACCAATGTCTCGTCCTTGAACTCGCAGCGCAATCTGTCCGGCGCCACCAATGACCTGTCCAAGTCATTCCAGCGCCTGTCTTCCGGCCTGCGCGTCAACAGCGCCGCCGATGACGCCGCCGGCCTGCAGATCGGTACCCGCCTCAAGGCCCAGATCAACGGCCTGAACCAGGGCGCCCGTAACGCCAACGACGGCATCTCCCTGGCCCAGACCGCCGAAGGCGCCCTGAACGAGACCACCGAGATCCTGCAACGCATGCGGGTACTGTCCCTGCAGTCCGCCAACGGCTCCAACACTGCCTCCGACCGCACCGCGTTGCAGGCGGAATTCACCGAACTGACCAGCGAGATCGACCGTATCGCCGGCGACACCACCTTCGGTGGCGTCAAGCTGCTGGACGGCTCCTTCACCGCCTCCTTCCAGGTCGGTGCCGATGCCAACCAGACCATAGGCATCTCCATCGCTACCGCCATGGACGCCGCCGGTCTGAGCCTTTCTGGCGCCTCCATTGCCACCGCTTCCGGTGCCCAGGCCGCCGTGGCTACCCTGGATACCGCCCTGGGTACCGTCAACACCACCCGCGCCAACCTGGGTGCCAAGCAGAACCGCTTCCAGTCCACCATCCGCAACCTGAACAGCATCTCCGAGAACGTGTCTGCCTCGCGCAGCCGGATCATGGATGCCGACTTCGCCGCGGAATCCGCCGCCCTGGCCCGTAACCAGGTGCTGCAGCAGGCGGCCAGCTCCATGCTGAGCCAGGCCAACCAGCAGCCGCAGATCGCCCTGTCCCTGCTGGGCTAA
- a CDS encoding flagellin gives MALFVNTNVSSLNSQRNLSGATGDLAKSFQRLSSGLRVNSAADDAAGLQIGTRLKAQINGLNQGARNANDGISLAQTAEGALNETTEILQRMRVLSLQSANGSNTDSDRTALQAEFTELTSEINRIAGDTTFGGVALLDGSFTADFQVGADANQVINIAIATSMGSGGLGLTGTAGSVSISTAAGAQAAVATLDTALGTVNTTRANLGAKQNRFQSTIRNLNSISENVSASRSRIMDADFAAESAALARNQVLQQAASSMLSQANQQPQIALSLLG, from the coding sequence ATGGCACTGTTTGTAAACACCAACGTTTCATCCCTGAACTCACAGCGTAACCTGTCCGGGGCTACCGGCGATCTGGCCAAGTCCTTCCAGCGCCTGTCTTCCGGCCTGCGCGTCAACAGCGCCGCCGACGATGCCGCCGGCCTGCAGATCGGTACCCGCCTCAAGGCCCAGATCAATGGCCTGAACCAGGGCGCCCGTAACGCCAACGACGGTATCTCCCTGGCCCAGACCGCCGAAGGCGCCCTGAACGAGACCACCGAGATCCTGCAGCGCATGCGGGTATTGTCCCTGCAGTCCGCCAACGGCTCCAACACCGATTCCGACCGCACCGCGTTGCAGGCGGAATTCACCGAACTGACCAGCGAGATCAACCGTATCGCCGGCGACACCACCTTTGGGGGCGTGGCCCTGTTGGATGGCTCCTTCACCGCCGACTTCCAGGTTGGTGCCGATGCCAACCAGGTCATCAATATTGCCATTGCCACCTCCATGGGCTCCGGAGGTCTGGGCCTGACCGGTACTGCGGGTAGTGTTTCCATTTCTACGGCCGCTGGTGCTCAGGCTGCCGTGGCCACTCTGGATACCGCCCTGGGCACCGTCAACACCACCCGCGCCAACCTGGGTGCCAAGCAGAACCGCTTCCAGTCCACCATCCGCAACCTCAACAGCATCTCCGAGAACGTGTCCGCCTCGCGCAGCCGGATCATGGATGCCGACTTCGCCGCGGAATCCGCCGCCCTGGCCCGTAACCAGGTGCTGCAGCAGGCGGCCAGCTCCATGCTGAGCCAGGCCAACCAGCAGCCGCAAATCGCCCTGTCCCTGCTGGGTTAA
- a CDS encoding flagellin domain-containing protein, protein MPLFVNTNVASLNSQRNLSGATEALGTSFQRLSSGKRVNSAKDDAAGLQIGTRLQSQINGLGQAARNANDGISLAQTAEGALDETTNILQRMRVLALQSANGSNTASDRQALNAEFQELTAEINRIANDTTFGGVQILDGSYSAAFQIGPDANQTIALSISVAMNGTGLGLGTGSTATNITTDTDAQAAITTIDSALSVVNNARANLGAKQNRFQSTIRNLTNIEENVSAARSRIIDADFAKESATLARNQVLQQAASSMLTQANQQPQIALSLLQG, encoded by the coding sequence ATGCCACTTTTCGTGAACACTAACGTCGCATCGCTGAACTCTCAGCGTAACCTCAGCGGTGCAACCGAAGCCCTGGGGACATCATTCCAGCGGCTGTCTTCCGGTAAACGCGTCAACTCCGCCAAGGACGACGCCGCCGGCCTGCAGATCGGTACCCGCCTGCAGTCCCAGATCAACGGCCTGGGCCAGGCGGCCCGTAACGCCAACGACGGTATTTCCCTGGCCCAGACCGCCGAAGGCGCCCTGGACGAGACCACCAATATCCTGCAGCGCATGCGGGTGCTGGCCCTGCAGTCCGCCAACGGCTCCAATACCGCGTCCGACCGCCAGGCCCTTAACGCCGAATTCCAGGAGCTGACCGCCGAGATCAACCGTATCGCCAACGACACCACCTTTGGCGGCGTGCAGATCCTCGACGGCTCCTACAGCGCCGCCTTCCAGATCGGTCCCGATGCCAACCAGACCATAGCCCTGTCCATCTCCGTAGCCATGAACGGCACCGGCCTTGGCCTGGGGACGGGCAGTACCGCCACCAACATTACCACGGATACGGATGCCCAGGCGGCCATCACCACCATCGACAGCGCCCTGTCCGTGGTCAACAATGCCAGGGCCAACCTGGGTGCCAAGCAGAACCGCTTCCAGTCCACCATCCGCAACCTCACCAACATCGAGGAAAACGTGTCCGCGGCCCGATCGCGGATCATCGATGCGGACTTCGCCAAGGAATCGGCAACCCTGGCCCGCAACCAGGTGCTGCAGCAGGCGGCCAGCTCCATGCTGACCCAGGCCAATCAGCAGCCTCAGATAGCCTTGTCTTTGCTGCAGGGCTAA
- the flgL gene encoding flagellar hook-associated protein FlgL: MRLSSNLIYQSGIDSILERQQQLVTSRERVNTQQRILQPSDDPAGAATVLRLNEQLAMSEQFTKNSDSLKSRLGISEATLTSISDVLDRARQLLIQANDGINSLPDRQGIATQLEGIRDEILDLMNTRDANGDFIFSGNEGNITPYGLDASGRYVYQGDQGLQQIQVASAVAIEANFPGYFIFDSLPPKLDAGAAMTAGAGTVTTAVSNEGQFDAFYRANYDPTNPAGNVFSVTTIAGVPDSYQITDSGGTVLASGNYVPGEVIAFNGLDITLDGAAGAAADITLAPPVRDNILNVLTDFAETLRDPNLTPDQLTQASIYAQDMARLTHESLLSSISSIGGRINVIEDLQRGAATTELALQTARADIAEVDIAEAVSQLVQEETALQASFAAYNRVSQLSLFDFIR, encoded by the coding sequence ATGCGTTTGTCTTCCAATCTCATCTACCAGTCCGGCATAGACTCCATCCTGGAGCGCCAGCAGCAGCTGGTGACCTCCAGGGAGCGGGTCAACACCCAGCAGCGCATCCTGCAGCCGTCCGACGATCCGGCCGGCGCCGCCACCGTGCTGCGCCTGAACGAACAGCTGGCCATGTCCGAGCAGTTCACCAAGAACAGCGACTCCCTGAAGTCACGGCTGGGCATCAGCGAGGCCACCCTGACCAGCATCAGCGATGTGCTGGACAGGGCCAGGCAGCTGCTGATCCAGGCCAACGACGGCATCAACAGCCTGCCGGACCGGCAAGGCATTGCCACCCAGCTGGAGGGGATCCGCGACGAAATCCTGGATCTGATGAACACCAGGGATGCCAACGGCGACTTCATCTTCTCCGGCAACGAGGGCAACATCACCCCCTATGGCCTGGACGCCAGCGGCCGCTATGTCTACCAGGGCGACCAGGGTCTGCAGCAGATCCAGGTGGCCAGCGCCGTGGCCATCGAGGCCAATTTCCCCGGCTACTTCATCTTCGACTCCCTGCCGCCGAAACTGGACGCTGGTGCGGCCATGACCGCCGGGGCCGGCACCGTCACCACGGCCGTCAGCAACGAAGGCCAGTTCGACGCCTTCTACCGCGCCAACTACGACCCGACCAACCCGGCCGGCAACGTCTTTTCCGTCACCACCATAGCCGGTGTGCCGGATAGCTATCAGATCACCGACAGCGGCGGCACCGTGCTGGCCAGCGGCAACTATGTGCCGGGGGAGGTCATCGCCTTCAACGGCCTGGACATCACCCTGGACGGGGCCGCCGGCGCCGCCGCCGACATCACCCTGGCGCCGCCGGTGCGGGACAACATCCTCAATGTGCTCACCGACTTTGCCGAGACGCTGCGGGATCCCAACCTGACCCCGGATCAGCTCACCCAGGCCTCCATCTATGCCCAGGACATGGCCAGGCTCACCCACGAGAGCCTGCTCAGTTCCATTTCCAGCATCGGCGGCCGCATCAACGTCATAGAGGATCTGCAAAGGGGCGCCGCCACCACCGAGCTGGCGCTGCAGACGGCCCGGGCCGATATCGCCGAGGTGGACATTGCCGAGGCGGTTTCCCAGCTGGTGCAGGAAGAAACCGCCCTGCAGGCGTCCTTTGCCGCCTACAACAGGGTCAGCCAGTTGAGTTTGTTCGATTTCATCAGGTAA